In the genome of Oxalobacter aliiformigenes, one region contains:
- a CDS encoding immunity protein Imm33 domain-containing protein, whose amino-acid sequence MDDFSPQHFRSDKKAVLNESLRATLEKLDEENRMNGIIDLINSLDGAREDFESALWAAYALNNLDTYESYLQAEKWLKGVEKEGMQSGIWHYRYSVALAWQGKFDEALSAIERGTQVEPSWPWGWLQLARMQYHAGRKDDASRSVSVGLKLVPGDCEFLTLKAAIENGTDSESVLGHYITAADNTGSASSRRIARLNREKRQYETKQARQSLIGRLNQYHIDKDFTRIVNDISAVPSAERGYELTVRLARAYNNLGEYTRAIESLESVRAQSKNDAGWHFHMGAALYYLGRMPPAKAEFERVLELDPEDGDAWQYLAWCCDATGDTSPLLGSEAKVPRPPETSGNPERPVLYTEPELAIIENYITDNFGDYDFVFHELFSPDIHVDIAIINPTPRRPFHTLVTIGMGAYKMNVPANLRNRKLDRAEMLICLPSTWDVNSNEEKWYWPLRWLKIMARLPMTNHTWLGWGHTVPHEKPFAENTKLSAMMLINPGLFFMDREPSDCILPGGDIVHFYQMVPILSDELEYKQSHDANKLIALLDEDAIIVDPHRLSVCPSTERKTRTIVPDNPKNLLVNWKGPEGCLATDRIMVDGCKVGYMYREKPDEGMPDSGWRFTAGDESAEYMTDPDRAGIYSINTVCNIDPDIIPLLDSPYGTAWLRDETGHFRQVPLDPGENGPLQ is encoded by the coding sequence ATGGACGATTTTAGCCCGCAGCATTTCCGGTCGGACAAAAAAGCGGTATTAAACGAAAGCCTGCGCGCCACCCTTGAGAAGCTGGACGAAGAAAACCGGATGAACGGAATCATCGACCTGATCAACTCGCTCGACGGGGCACGCGAGGATTTCGAATCGGCGCTCTGGGCGGCGTATGCGCTCAACAATCTGGACACCTACGAATCGTATCTTCAGGCCGAGAAATGGCTCAAGGGTGTCGAAAAGGAAGGCATGCAAAGCGGTATCTGGCATTACCGGTACTCGGTGGCGCTCGCCTGGCAGGGTAAATTCGACGAGGCGTTATCCGCCATCGAACGCGGCACGCAGGTCGAACCTTCCTGGCCCTGGGGCTGGCTCCAGCTCGCCCGCATGCAATACCACGCCGGCCGGAAAGACGACGCCAGCCGTTCCGTTTCCGTCGGACTGAAACTCGTACCCGGCGACTGTGAATTCCTCACGCTGAAAGCCGCCATCGAAAACGGCACCGACAGCGAAAGCGTGCTCGGCCATTACATCACGGCCGCCGATAATACCGGTTCCGCCTCTTCGCGCCGCATCGCTCGCCTGAACCGGGAAAAACGCCAGTACGAAACGAAACAGGCCCGCCAGTCGCTGATCGGCCGGCTGAACCAGTACCATATCGACAAGGATTTCACCCGGATCGTCAACGACATTTCCGCGGTACCTTCCGCCGAACGGGGCTATGAACTGACTGTACGGCTTGCACGGGCCTACAATAATCTGGGTGAATACACCCGCGCTATCGAATCGCTGGAATCGGTCAGGGCCCAGAGCAAAAACGACGCCGGCTGGCATTTCCACATGGGTGCCGCCCTGTATTATCTCGGCCGGATGCCACCGGCGAAAGCCGAATTCGAACGTGTCCTCGAACTCGATCCGGAAGACGGGGATGCCTGGCAGTATCTGGCCTGGTGCTGCGACGCCACCGGCGATACCTCTCCGCTTCTGGGCAGTGAAGCGAAAGTGCCCCGCCCCCCGGAGACGTCCGGAAATCCGGAACGTCCCGTACTGTACACCGAACCGGAACTGGCAATCATCGAAAACTACATCACGGACAATTTCGGCGATTACGACTTCGTGTTTCACGAACTGTTCTCGCCGGACATCCATGTCGATATCGCCATCATCAACCCGACACCCCGCCGGCCCTTCCACACGCTGGTGACCATCGGCATGGGCGCCTACAAAATGAACGTGCCGGCCAACCTCAGAAACCGGAAACTGGACCGGGCCGAAATGCTTATCTGCCTGCCGTCCACGTGGGACGTCAACAGCAATGAGGAAAAATGGTACTGGCCATTGCGCTGGCTGAAAATCATGGCGCGCCTGCCGATGACCAACCATACCTGGCTCGGCTGGGGACACACCGTCCCGCATGAAAAACCGTTCGCCGAAAACACGAAGCTATCCGCCATGATGCTGATCAATCCGGGCCTGTTCTTCATGGACCGCGAACCGTCCGACTGCATCCTGCCCGGAGGGGATATCGTCCATTTCTACCAGATGGTGCCGATCCTCTCAGACGAACTGGAATACAAGCAATCGCACGACGCCAACAAGCTGATCGCGCTTCTGGACGAAGACGCCATCATCGTCGATCCCCACCGGCTCTCCGTCTGCCCGTCCACCGAACGCAAAACCCGGACCATCGTGCCTGACAACCCGAAAAACCTGCTGGTAAACTGGAAAGGACCCGAGGGATGTCTGGCGACCGACCGGATCATGGTGGACGGCTGCAAGGTCGGCTACATGTACCGCGAAAAACCGGACGAGGGCATGCCCGATTCAGGCTGGCGCTTCACTGCCGGCGACGAATCCGCCGAATACATGACCGATCCCGACAGGGCCGGCATCTATTCCATCAATACCGTCTGCAACATCGATCCCGACATCATTCCCCTGCTCGACTCCCCCTACGGTACGGCATGGTTGCGTGACGAAACCGGCCATTTCCGGCAGGTACCGCTGGACCCCGGCGAAAACGGTCCTCTCCAGTAA
- a CDS encoding arginase family protein, translating into MESGRTTIRLVYPQWQGGIVSHWMPELAPDDASRGYWLGAQLLNMLAPAGSAKTVQVPVSLDISERKIENGIMDYAIIVAQTKAALATLEVENPDAVVTLGGECSVSVPPFAYLAAKYPDDVALVWLDAHPDICLPYDEYTGYHAMAVTALMGMGDEKLAQMLPGRIAPSRILIAGLRSWDKGMQERQRELGIRGLSPQEVARDSSAILDWLKETGASKTLIHFDLDVLDPAEIIAGVGVEPGGMKMDEAVRVINDIAAATDLVGLTIAEPMPRLAIRLKNMLSKMPLLG; encoded by the coding sequence ATGGAAAGCGGCAGAACGACCATCCGTCTGGTTTATCCGCAATGGCAGGGGGGAATCGTCTCGCACTGGATGCCCGAGCTTGCCCCGGACGACGCCTCGCGGGGGTACTGGCTCGGCGCGCAGCTTCTGAACATGCTGGCACCGGCAGGGTCGGCGAAGACGGTTCAGGTTCCCGTATCGCTGGACATTTCAGAACGGAAGATCGAAAACGGCATCATGGATTACGCGATAATCGTCGCGCAGACGAAAGCGGCTCTGGCGACGCTGGAGGTCGAAAATCCGGATGCGGTGGTGACGCTGGGGGGCGAGTGTTCCGTCAGTGTTCCCCCGTTCGCGTATCTGGCGGCGAAATATCCGGACGATGTGGCGCTCGTCTGGCTGGACGCCCATCCGGACATCTGTCTGCCGTATGACGAATACACGGGGTATCACGCGATGGCGGTCACGGCCCTGATGGGGATGGGCGATGAAAAGCTGGCGCAAATGCTTCCCGGCCGGATCGCCCCTTCCCGGATACTGATCGCCGGATTGCGTTCCTGGGACAAGGGCATGCAGGAAAGGCAGAGGGAACTGGGCATCAGGGGGCTGTCGCCGCAGGAAGTGGCCCGTGACAGTTCCGCGATTCTGGACTGGCTGAAGGAGACGGGAGCGTCGAAAACGCTCATCCATTTCGATCTGGATGTGCTGGATCCGGCGGAAATCATCGCGGGAGTGGGAGTCGAGCCCGGCGGGATGAAAATGGATGAAGCCGTCCGGGTGATCAACGACATTGCCGCCGCGACCGATCTGGTCGGGCTGACCATCGCCGAACCGATGCCGCGTCTGGCGATCAGGCTGAAAAACATGCTGTCGAAGATGCCGCTGCTGGGCTAG